A DNA window from Micromonospora inyonensis contains the following coding sequences:
- a CDS encoding DUF397 domain-containing protein — MGQHPKGDFDLSRAVWQRAEGDTSDSAVEVAFVDDLIGMRNSAEPDGPVLVFTQAEWDAFVAGAQDGEFDLD, encoded by the coding sequence ATGGGTCAGCACCCCAAGGGCGATTTCGACCTGTCGCGGGCCGTCTGGCAGCGCGCCGAGGGGGACACCTCCGACAGCGCGGTCGAGGTCGCCTTCGTCGACGACCTGATCGGCATGCGCAACTCGGCCGAGCCGGACGGCCCGGTCCTGGTCTTCACCCAGGCCGAGTGGGACGCCTTCGTCGCCGGCGCGCAGGACGGCGAGTTCGACCTGGACTGA